The DNA region TCACCGGCGCCTGCGGCCGGGGGCTCAGCCGGCAGTCGGTCATCTGGAAATACGTGCCCTTGCGGTCGCTGGCGCCCGTCTCCCACAGGTCGCGCAGGATCTGGGCGTACTCGGCCAGGTAGTCGTAGCGCTTGGCAAAGTAGTCGTCCCCCGGCCACAGGCCCATCTGGTCGTATTCCGGCTTCTGCCAGCCGGTGACGAGGTTCAGGCCGAAGCGCCCGTCGGAGATCGAGTCGATGGTCGCGGCCATGCGGGCCACGATGGCGGGCGGCAGGCACAGGGTCGCCGCGGTGGCGAACAGCCGGATCCGGGTGGTCGCGGCGGCGAGCCCCGCCATCAGGGTGAAGGATTCGAGATTGTGGTCCCAGAACTCGGTCTTGCCGCCGAAGCCGCGGAGCTTGATCATCGACAGGGCGAAGTCGAGCCCGTAGCCCTCCGCCTTCAGGGTGATCGCCTTGTTGAGCGCGAAGCTCGGGCGGTACTGCGGGGCGTTCTCCGACAGCAGCCAGCCGTTGTTGCCGATCGGGATGAACACCCCGACGCTCATGGCCGGCGCCGGACGGGCGTCGGCGCTGTCCTCCGCATGGCTTCGCATCATTGTCCCGCGCTCCGCCCGGTCGGCTCCCCCGGAACCGAGTCGGCGCGCGGAGGCTCGCAAACCCGCGGCGAAGGGTCAAACCCGCGGCGCCGATCCGGCGCGAAAATGCCCATCTTTCCAGCGACTTGCACAACCGGGACGCGATGCCTGCTCAACCTGTGCGCGCTTCCCGGCCGGCCGCGCCGTTCCGCCGGCACGCGCTTCCGCGCGGCGCGGTGAC from Methylobacterium sp. NMS14P includes:
- the rutA gene encoding pyrimidine utilization protein A: MSVGVFIPIGNNGWLLSENAPQYRPSFALNKAITLKAEGYGLDFALSMIKLRGFGGKTEFWDHNLESFTLMAGLAAATTRIRLFATAATLCLPPAIVARMAATIDSISDGRFGLNLVTGWQKPEYDQMGLWPGDDYFAKRYDYLAEYAQILRDLWETGASDRKGTYFQMTDCRLSPRPQAPVKIICAGQSGAGLAFTAQYADYNFCLGKGVNTPTAFAPVVEKLAEASARTGRRVTAFALFMIIADETDDAATATWAHYRAGADAEAIAWLGVQGAADTKSGSDTNVRQLADPASAVNLNMGTLVGSYASVAAMLDAVMTIDGVEGVLLVFDDFLRGLDAFGTRIQPLMRSRRHVTAAALPEVA